A stretch of DNA from Carya illinoinensis cultivar Pawnee chromosome 12, C.illinoinensisPawnee_v1, whole genome shotgun sequence:
ACTGAAGAAGTAGTGGAAGATCGAAAACTCTAAGCCACAAACTTCCATCCCAATATTTTATCAGCAATCAAACACAGCACAAGACCCAAAACATAGAAAGGACGTATGAAATAAATCTTACCTCCACTTCAAGCAACGCTTTCACGTTTTCAACCTATAGCCACAAACCAAATTCAAGAAGGAAAAAGCCAGGAATTAATGAATGAGTATCAGAAAGGGAGATGCATATAATTACGCCGACAGGAATGTATGCGTGTGTAAAAATACGGGGGTTTTGGAGTTACGGTTTCGTGAGGATCGACGTCGACGGTAATGATCTGCTCGTCTGCGGTCATTACAGTGATCTTCATCTTGTTCGCTCTCTTGGTTATGGATTGGATCTGATTTCTCCCCGTGAATCTGTGGGTCTCTATTCTATAGAAATTAGCGTCGTACTTTGGAAATATGGGACCGGacaaagaaaagaggaagaggaagaggaaaaggTTTGGAGGTTTTTGTATGGTTATTGTAGAAGTGGGGAAGTCGTTGTGGTTAATTAGAATTGAGTTTATTGCCGGCGGCTAGTTGAGGAGTCCAGCTAGGAAATAAAAATACTGTAGCTCTTCATTCATTCACGTCCGCCGcaatctctaatttttttttttttttttggtaaaagaTTGTTACGTTGAAACCATTAAAGAGCTAAATTTAGGCAAAGCACGTGCACAACAAACCCTATCATACCGGCTACTTATTACCAAGAATAAACCCTAACAGCTCctgtaaattgtaatttttcaagAATTAAAAACTTGGGTCAACAGCAATCAATCCCCAAACACACAAAAGTAAGCATCTATCCAtactctggttttttttttttttttttttttttttttttattgctttagGGTTTAACAATGTTGAAAGAGACATTGAAAACTAACCATGCACTTTGGCTGTTGAAGTCACATCCAAAAACTACAACAAGGTCTTATTTTTTTGAAACAGTGCTTCTGCTTCTGCTTCtgctagcatatatatatatatatgagttggCTGACTCAATGCagagcttttattttattttagaaaaaatataattgcaagtataattgtatactaatctatatatcaatataatgtgattggtcaaaaagtaaattttattgaaaacagtattaatttaaatcttagatataaataaatcaatattaatacacaaattaatacacGATTATACTTGTATACAACAAAACTCTTTATTTTATCCTTTTGAAAACATGGCAGCGTTCTTTCATCAATTACCATacaaataataacataaaactATGCACTGCAGTAGTCCAGTCCAGTGGTTAAGGCTCATCAACCCATATGCATGGATGGGCCTTTTTTTGGCAAGCCAGCCCAGAGGCGAAGTGGACCAACaataccataaaaaataattcgaCAGTATCGGGTCAGTTcggattataaaaataaattaattatgttttaaaaataattattaattatcttTCTAATCAATATCCTCTGCCATAACATGCATAAAgagtaaaaattaataaaaattttatatgtaattatttttatattaattatgtattaaaaaaattaatctgattaatcatatcaataaaatatatagaaaataaataaaaataattatacataatattattcaaaaattaaactaaaaaattagaaagaCAGACActactttaaataaaaaatagtaaagaaacttattaaaaaaataatgataagcttattattattttatcacttttttattattttaaatttatttaataattaagaaaataattattaataaaattatatatattttttaaaatttttacttaacgatgaagaatgataaaaatatacttttaaaaagaattaaaaaaaaaaactcaaaatactTTTGAAAGGTGGAATTAAAAGTCCCCCgaattctttttccctttgaaagTCGTCTCTGGCTTTAAGCTTTTCCTGTTGCTGCACTCTcaaacccaaaaataatttaataaaaataaacttcctCCCTACTTCACTTCAGATCTCACactgaaactctctctctctctctctctctctctctctctctctgtggtttTGTCCATGGCTTCCCCTGGTAATCCCAACCACCAACAGCTGCAACATCCCCAGCAGCAATTGGACATGCAGAGTTTCTTTAAACCCACAAATCCCTCGCCTCCACAATTACCGCTACCCAATCCCGGCGGTGTTTCTACCCCAAACCCTCCAAATCTAAACCCTTCCGCTCCCCTTCCGCCATCCTCCGGCCCCTACTCCTATCCTCTCCAATCCGCACCGTTTCACAACCCCAACCCTTTCCACCACCATCAACCCTATCCTTACCATCCCCACTTGCAGCACCAACGCTCCCTCTCTTACCCCACCCCTCCTCTCCAACCCCCCATctcttcctcctcatcttcTCCTAACCCCAATCCTAACTCTGGAGCCCGCCTTATGGCCCTCCTCAACCCCAATCTTGACCTCCCTCCTCATCAGGCCCCGCTAGCTCCTCCTAACcctccctcctcctcctcttcttcttcttctgcgaTGATGAGTTTGATACCCCCATCCGTCGGACCCCGCCCGATTCGGTTGCCCAGCAGTAAGCTTCCCAAGGGCCGGCATTTGGTCTCCGAACACGCGGTCTACGACGTGGATGTTCGGTTGCAAGGCGAGGTACATCCACAACTGGAGGTCACTCCCATTACCAAGTACCAATCCGATCCCCAGCTCGTCTTCGGCCGCCAGATTGCGGTCAACAAGTCTTATATCTGCTACGGATTGAGGCAGGGCAATATCCGTGTCCTTAATATCAACACTGCCTTGCGTTCTTTGCTTCGAGGCCACACTCAGGTTTGTTTTCCCTTGCATACTATAATGAATAATTTGGATTGGTTAACACGAGTGAATGAGTCAAAATAAGCTAGGCTAGAGTTTTATTCGGATAAATCATGGAAGTAGAGATTGGCACCAGTTGAAAATCGTCAgagggtattttttttttaacgtttAAGAACTATATAATTTTGAAGAGAACCATAAATACATCGAAGGAATTGGAAACCATTTAATGCAATGAACGGTAGagtttaacattaaaaaaaaaaaacaaaacaaaaacatcttGGTATTTATTACTTCATCTTGGTATTTATTACTTGATGACGCGTGTTAGTCGTTACTTTAATCAAAATTTAATCTTCGATGGTATCAATTCTTAGTATGTGGTgtcattttaacattttattgtTCAAATtaactcttttttttgttttgttgtgttTTCCACTGATCGTGCTTATTTGAAATGCTGGGCAGATGCATTTTCTGTTTAggtttttaaataactttattCTTCGTTAAATCTAATAAGTGGTTCCATTTATTCTCCCAGAGGGTCACAGATATGACTTTCTTTGCTGAGGATGTTCACCTTTTGGCTAGGTAGCTTTTGGTTGATCTTTCATTTGTAATTACCTTCCTCTGGTTTATATTTGGTTGAAGGTTTCTGTTTTTGTGCAGTGTTGGGATAGATGGACGGGTTTATGTATGGAAGATTTCTGAAGGTCCAGATGAAGAAGATAAGCCTCAAATTACAGGAAATGCTATTGTTGCGATTCAAATTATAGGAGAGGAGGGAGCTTCTCATCCACGAGTTTGTTGGCACTGCCACAAACAAGTAATAACACATTTAATTCTGTCATTCTTAATACAAGACAGTCTAAACATTATGTTTTCTTATTagttataaaagaaattgtggTCTTTAGTCTCAACTGTAAAGTTGCTTAACATTTTGTTGCTTTGAATTTTACACACTTTATTCAGGAAATTTTGGTTGTTGGGATTGGAAGACGTATTCTTAGAATTGATACCACAAAAGTCGGAAAGGGTGAAGTGTATTTGGCTGAGGAACCTCTCAAATGTCCTGTTGATAAGGTCATTGATGGGGTTCAGTTGGTTGGTAACCATGATGGAGAAGTAACTGATTTGTCAATGTGCCAGTGGATGACCACCCGTTTGGTTTCAGCTTCTATCGATGGCACGGTTTGTATTTGCCCCCAtcacttttcttgtttttgttacTCAAAGGTTTATGTTAGTGTTTGTTTTCTGAATTTTCACTACTTGATTTAATggtttaaatttaatgtttcgaACATTTTTTAGCCCAAGCAATGTTTGCACGAGTGTGCCATTGCACGTGcaaattcatattattttgtccaaaaattgaaatttgctAATGACTATGCCTTGCAAAATGTATATTATATGAACAGGTAAAGATCTGGGAAGATCGCAAACATGTTCCACTTGCTGTATTCAGACCACATGAGGGGCAGTCTGTTTGTTCGGCGACCTTTTTAACTGCTCCCCATCGGCCGGATCACATCATACTTATCACTGCGGTACATAAGCTTGTTgctatgttattttttcaatctaAGTCGCTGTGGTTCTGGTTGTTTTATAGATAGTTCTGATATTATATGGGTATTGCACTatgcatgctttatttttttaactttaaccAATATTGACCGACTTTTTTCTGGAATTGAGTTCCAATATGCATTTTCCAGAAGTAAGCTTTGTTTGATAATGGTCATTCTGTAGTGTGGACTATTTAATTGTGTAATACCTATTTGTAGGGGTCACTGAATCGAGAAGTGAAACTGTGGGCCTCGACAAGCGAAGAAGGCTGGCTACTGCCGAGTGATGCAGAATCATGGAAGTGTACTCAGACATTGGAGTTGAAGAGTACAGATGAACCTCGAGTTGAAGAGGCCTTCTTCAATCAAGTCGCAGCATTGTCTCAAGCAGGCCTTCTCTTACTTGCAAATGCCAAGAAGAATGCTATATATGCTGTACACTTAGAATATGGTCCTAATCCAGCAGCAACCCGCATGGATTACATAGCGGAGTTTACAGTCACCATGCCTATTTTGAGTTTTACGGGAACAAGTGATATATTACCTCACGGTGAACATATTATTCAGGTTTATTGTGTCCAGACACAGGCGATTCAGCAATATGCTTTGGACTTGGCCCAGTGCTTACCCCCACCGTTGGAGATCATGGGGTTAGAAAAGCCGGATTCAAATGTCCTGCGTGATGCAACTAGTGCTGAAGGATTTACTGCTTCAGACCCATCTGGAAATAAACCAAATGAGGCACTGCCCTTAGCTGGCTCGGCacccaaacaaaatatacaaGGAAGTAGCTCTGAGTGTGCGACTTCAGTGAGATATACTGTAAGCTCTAGTTCTGCCGAGGCAGCCACTTCGAAAGAAATTAACAGTTTCAGTATGGAATCTAAGCCTTTATCACTGACACCTGTAATGAGTGATGGTGATGGTGTCGCATCACTGCCTATTCCTTTGACTCCAAGGTTGTCTAGAGAGCTTTCTGGTTTTCGGAGTCCAACAAGTAACTTTGAACAAGGTCCCCCACTCAGTATCCATGTCGGAGACCAACCAGTTAATGATTATTTGGTTGAGAGGCAAGTGGACACCATTCGTGCAAACTCGTCTGATGTGTCTTCATTGGACGATGATTCTAGGAATGATAAGGCAAAAATTACATCAAATGCGCAGGATGATTTGTCAACTGTGCTTAATCCTCATATCATGTTCAAACAACCAACTCATCTGGTTACTCCCTCTGAGTTGAAAGTCAATTCATCCTCTGGAACAACTAGCATTCTTGAAATCAAGAGCGAGGGAGAGACAAGCATCCAGGATGTGATTGTGAACAGTGATGTGGGTAATACTGAGGTTGAGGTGAAAGTAGTTGGTGAAACAAGATCCACACAGAGTGATGGATTTGGCCCTCGAAGAGATTCTCAAAATCTTTTGGTAGAGAATAAGGAAAAGTTCTTTTGCTCACAGGCTTCAGATCTTGGTATTGAGATGACCCGAGAATGCTGTGCTATATCATCTGAAACCTACATTGTGGAGGAAGCTCGGCAAGTTGATTGCGTTGGTGTAATGGAGCAACTGGGCCAACCTCCAAATGCTGATGAGGAAGAAGTACATGACTCCACAAAAAAATTGCCTGGGAAGGTTTCTGAGTCATCTACATCTGCACAAGTTCTGCTTTCATCGACACCAaatttaaaagggaaaaaacagAAGGGTAAAAGTTCTCAAGCTTTGGGTCCATCTTCCCCGCCTCCAAGTGTTTTTAATTCAACAGATTCTTTGAATGAACCTAGTGGGAGTACGAGTCTCCCCTCCGGTGAAGCtgctttttctcaaattttggccATGCAGGAGATGCTTAATCAGGTAATTGCTTGAGACCATGGACGTTTGTACATATTATTACCAATGTGTCATGTCTGACTGTTTtcggtgtattttttttttgcatgctTACCAGAGTGGCCATATGTTGTAATTGAAAACGCTGCGAATAACTTTCAATCATTTCTAGCCTCTTCATTCTTGTTTATTGCAGTGTATATATCATATGTCATTTATGATTTCAAGTTGTGTTGATAGGTAAGGCATCATTATTTCTTTTCCacaaaataattcataaaaaattgcCGAGCGGCTATGCAATCCCAGGATTAGTTAGAACGCTGTTCCCGGACatccagtgccaataaaaaaataataattcataaaaaaaaattctattccaCAGAATAAATAAGTGAGACCATACATCTGAGTGGCAATGGGCAACAACTTTTTCATTCCTGAATTTGAGACTCGGGTTCATCATGGAAACTTTGACCTGTgccatataatttattcatgagATAATCTTTATTTGCCAACAATTGCATCTACAAAGTAATGCTGCTTTCATTTTCATCCTCTCTACAAGCTTTTGGGTTGAGAAATGAGAGCTCTAGaacaattttccattttttctttcaaattggcAAGTTTCCTGTATAATAAGGCATTATGTTTTGCATTTTATATGGTAACGTGGCCCACTTTCATTAATAATGTATGTCTAACTTGTCTTCTTTCAACTCATCCATCTTTATTTGGCCTTTTCGTCAACCCCCCTCCTTACTCTTTATCCATTCTGTGCAGCTCATGACAATGCAAAAAGAAATGCAGAAGCAGATGGCAACAATGATTTCTGTTCCAGTTAGCAAAGAAGGTAAAAAACTAGAGACAAATCTTGGGCGTAGTATGGAGAAGGTTGTCAAAGCCAATACAGATGCTTTGTGGGCTCGTTTTCAAGAAGAGAATGCAAAGAATGAGAAGTTATTGCGAGACCGTACACAGCAAATAACAAGTTTGATTAATAACTTCATGAATAAAGACTTGCCGATGATGTTAGAAAAAGCAGTGAAGAAGGAAATGACGGCTGTAGGACCAGCTGTAGTTCGCTCAATTACTCCGGCCATTGAGAAGTCAATATCTTCAGCTATTGCAGAGTCTTTTCAGGTTAAGATCTTGAATACTTGCCTCTTCTATGAGACAGTTGTTGTTGCAGGATCTAACTGATGCTTTGTGCTTCAGAGAGGAGTCGCTGATAAGACAGTGAATCATCTGGAGAAATCTGTCAATTCAAAACTTGAAGCTACTGTTGCTAGGCAAATCCAAGTACAGTTTCAAACTGCTGGCAAACAAGCTCTTCAGGTGCTTATTAAGTGGTGTGGATTACATGAATTATTGCTTAGGACATATGATTATTTTAACGTGAATAGGATTTATATAATCGTCAACCTCGAAATAGTAACTTATACTAATGACATGAACAAGCTATCTTTTATTGCAGGATGCTTTAAAATACAGTTTGGAAACATCAGTAATTCCTGCCTTTGAGATGTCATGTAAAGCTATGTTTGAGCAAGTAGATGCTACCTTTCAGAAAGGCATGGTTGAACATACAACTGCAGCTCAGCATCACTTTGAGTCTTCCCATTCTCCATTGGCACTTGCTTTAAGGGTGTGTACAATTGTTCCATCTCACCAGTCATTGGAAAGCgggtcttcttttttttcaatttgtggTTATTCCTTCTCTTGTATTTATCTTGAATTAAAACCACTTTTTGTTCAATTAGTCAAGTACATTGGACTTTGtatctaataaaataagcaGCATATGTTTACTTGGTCGCAGAAATACTCAATTGTTTGATTCACTAGAATGATGTGAACTAGCCCTATAATAATATCAGCAGTTCAGCACTGCATATCTATGAACATATGGGACTATTTGGACAGTGTGATTTTCATAggcatttttatattaaatcttgaatgcttaatatttctatttctattttctttgtaTCTGTGTTGGTATTTCTTTTTAAACCATGCCCCACTATTTTATGTATTGCACTTCTGTTCGTTTGAGATGATCCGTGAGATAAAAACAGTTAACGGTATGCTAGGGGAGTGATGACTATTGGAAAAGAATGGGTTTATATTGGGTTGAATGGTAGCTATAATATACCCTGCATAGTATAAGATTCATCTGGAGAACTTGTTACtgcatttataaaataaataaacatattaaTCTGGGGGACTTGTTACTGTCCTTGCCTGTCTGTTGCTTGCAGCTATCAATGCTTCTTGTCGTATTCTTCTCTGACTTTGCATTTTGATGTTATTATGCAGGATGCCATTAATTCAGCATCATCTGTGGCTCAAACCTTAGGTGGAGAATTGCTTGAGGGTCAGAGAAAGCTATTATCTCTTGCAGCTTCAGGAGCAGACTCAAGTGCAGTAAATCCCTTGGTCTCCCAATTGAGCAATGGACCTTTGGGTGGTCTCCATGATAAGGTccactttgttttcttaattagtTGTTGGTTTCTCTCTAAGATGCAAAATAGCTATGAACCTGTAATGCAAAGGTCTTCGATATGTGGCtaacaaatttcatatttttgtttttatgaatgTTTAATTTGGCTGTACTGATTAGAAGCAATCATATATGTGCATTAGGTTGAGGTTCCGGTTGATCCAACAAAGGAGCTTTCAAGATTGGTATCTGACCGCAAATATGAGGAGGCTTTCACTACAGCCCTACAAAGAAGTGATGTTTCCATAGTATCCTGGTTATGTTCTCAGGTGTGCGATATAGTCAAGAAAAAATTACTCATAGTatgcttttagatttttttttttgtgttcaaTATTTGTCAAATTTAAACTGTGTAGTTGCATCATCATCGCTTTGATTTGGGGCTTAGTTTAGAAAACTTACGCATTTTTTCattgattaattaaattaaaggtAGTTTAATAATATTCACTCACCTCTCTTTAATgacaagtattttttttttctttgattcctTCTGCATACAATTTTCATTTCTGATATGCGACTCAACTTGTTATGTGAAATCTGGTTGGAAGTTGTGGTAAATTAATGTCTCCGTGCCCCATTCTGCACCTTTCAGGTTGATCTTAGGGGGATTTTGTCAATGGTTCCGCTTCCTTTGGGCCAGGGAGTGCTGCTCTCTCTTTTGCAGCAATTGGCATGTGATATAAGTAATGATACACCACGAAAACTTGCTTGGATGACAGACGTGGCTAACGCCATAATCCCAGCGGATCCAATGATTGCCGTGCATGTGCGGCCCATCTTCGATCAAGTCTACAAGATACTAAACCACCAACGTAGTTTGCCTACGATTACTGGAGCTGAGCTCTCAAGTATCCGCCTCCTCTTGCATGTCATCAACTCCATGCTGATGACCTGTAAATGACTCTTACCTTCTCTGTACCGTTGTGCAAATCGCATGAGGCaagattgatgttttttttttttttttttggtacaaaTCTCAGAGGGAGGGAGGGGCCCAACCGTGTAGAGTGAAAATTGTCTTGAGAATATgtgatcaaagaaaaaatagGCTAGGCTTTTCAGActcattttaaatttagtttttactTGTCAAAGTTTtctgccaaatggaattttgcaTTGAGAAGATCACGTCTCTTACCCCCATCTTTCACATGTTTAGAACAGGTTCATAATACGAAGTGGGTATGTGTTTGCTATgggtgaaaaagaaaaggaagtaaACAAAGATTAATAACtgttcttattacttataaaaacaaaaaaacaaagattgATAACTGTTGTCAAATTATTATGAAGAGTAGTTTTAGGGTGTGCAAGTCTTTgagtatttctttttaaaaaatagataaattaattttctaattgTGGATCtcgttttttaattttttttaataattgtgtgagacttgcatatatatatatatatatatatattttattgacaaataaaattttattgatgatgagaATATGCAAGAGTCCGGGTATATGCAAGAGCTAGTTTAGcgatacaagaaattcattcTATTGAAATCAATTACAACTGACCAATGTAATTTCCTAAGCTCTTTCATTGTTGGCACTCGATCTTTGAagctttatttctttatttccaAATGCACCACCATAAGCATTTTGAACATAgattatatctagcattattctaagtattataaataactatatttttttgttaggtTCATGAAAAccttaaataaactaaaatcttTCCTGTAGAATAACCTGATCT
This window harbors:
- the LOC122289583 gene encoding enhancer of mRNA-decapping protein 4-like; translation: MASPGNPNHQQLQHPQQQLDMQSFFKPTNPSPPQLPLPNPGGVSTPNPPNLNPSAPLPPSSGPYSYPLQSAPFHNPNPFHHHQPYPYHPHLQHQRSLSYPTPPLQPPISSSSSSPNPNPNSGARLMALLNPNLDLPPHQAPLAPPNPPSSSSSSSSAMMSLIPPSVGPRPIRLPSSKLPKGRHLVSEHAVYDVDVRLQGEVHPQLEVTPITKYQSDPQLVFGRQIAVNKSYICYGLRQGNIRVLNINTALRSLLRGHTQRVTDMTFFAEDVHLLASVGIDGRVYVWKISEGPDEEDKPQITGNAIVAIQIIGEEGASHPRVCWHCHKQEILVVGIGRRILRIDTTKVGKGEVYLAEEPLKCPVDKVIDGVQLVGNHDGEVTDLSMCQWMTTRLVSASIDGTVKIWEDRKHVPLAVFRPHEGQSVCSATFLTAPHRPDHIILITAGSLNREVKLWASTSEEGWLLPSDAESWKCTQTLELKSTDEPRVEEAFFNQVAALSQAGLLLLANAKKNAIYAVHLEYGPNPAATRMDYIAEFTVTMPILSFTGTSDILPHGEHIIQVYCVQTQAIQQYALDLAQCLPPPLEIMGLEKPDSNVLRDATSAEGFTASDPSGNKPNEALPLAGSAPKQNIQGSSSECATSVRYTVSSSSAEAATSKEINSFSMESKPLSLTPVMSDGDGVASLPIPLTPRLSRELSGFRSPTSNFEQGPPLSIHVGDQPVNDYLVERQVDTIRANSSDVSSLDDDSRNDKAKITSNAQDDLSTVLNPHIMFKQPTHLVTPSELKVNSSSGTTSILEIKSEGETSIQDVIVNSDVGNTEVEVKVVGETRSTQSDGFGPRRDSQNLLVENKEKFFCSQASDLGIEMTRECCAISSETYIVEEARQVDCVGVMEQLGQPPNADEEEVHDSTKKLPGKVSESSTSAQVLLSSTPNLKGKKQKGKSSQALGPSSPPPSVFNSTDSLNEPSGSTSLPSGEAAFSQILAMQEMLNQLMTMQKEMQKQMATMISVPVSKEGKKLETNLGRSMEKVVKANTDALWARFQEENAKNEKLLRDRTQQITSLINNFMNKDLPMMLEKAVKKEMTAVGPAVVRSITPAIEKSISSAIAESFQRGVADKTVNHLEKSVNSKLEATVARQIQVQFQTAGKQALQDALKYSLETSVIPAFEMSCKAMFEQVDATFQKGMVEHTTAAQHHFESSHSPLALALRDAINSASSVAQTLGGELLEGQRKLLSLAASGADSSAVNPLVSQLSNGPLGGLHDKVEVPVDPTKELSRLVSDRKYEEAFTTALQRSDVSIVSWLCSQVDLRGILSMVPLPLGQGVLLSLLQQLACDISNDTPRKLAWMTDVANAIIPADPMIAVHVRPIFDQVYKILNHQRSLPTITGAELSSIRLLLHVINSMLMTCK